The sequence attgtgaaatacattaaggagtataggtagtaggtcttcttggaagttctggtagaattctgccttgaaaccatctggtcctgggctttttttggtggggagatttttgataacagcttctaattcttcacgactagcaggtctatttagattgttaaCCTGGtgctggtttaactttggtatatggtacttatctaaaaagtgttcatttcttttacatttttcaattttgtggcatacaggcttttgtagtaagatctaatgattctctgaatttcctctgtgtctgtggttatgtcccccttttcatttctgatcttattaatttgcatattctctctctgccatgtgatttggataggggtttatcaatcttgttgattttctccaggaaccagctttttgtttcattgattctttggatgttttctgtgtttctattttgttgatttatgccctcagtttgattattcccagtcttctactcctccttggtgagtctgcttctttttttctagaactttctggtgggttgttaagtctccaatgtgtgctttctccatttttttttccagtgggcacttagtgctatgaactttcctcttagcactgctttcatagtgtcccataggtttgaatatgttatgtctttattttcattgaattcaaggaagactttaatttctttctttatttcttccttgatccaggggtggttcagtagttgactgtttagtttccatgaatttgtagggtTTCTGCgggtagcctcattgttgaattctaactttaatccatggtgatctgataagatacaggtggttcctaatattttttttgtaactgtggaagtttgctttgttaccgagtatgtggtcaactttcaagaaggttccatgagctgcagagaagaaggcatattctttcctatttgagtggaaagttccatagatgtctgttaagaccatttattcattacctccattaattctcttatttctgttaggtttctgtctgattgacctgtccattggtgagagaggagtgttgaagtctcctactattagtgtgtgtggtttgatgactgctttgagttttagtaatgtttctttaacataagtgggtgcttttatattaggggctaGGTATTCAGGATTGACACTTCagcctgatgaattgttcctgttataagtataaaatgtccctctcggGGTTCTTGTTCAGTTAAGACATCCGCAGCTGGGGCATTGGTGCGAATTGTCTCTTGCTGTGTGAACATGGTGCAGACCAAAGCAAACTACGTCCCAGGAGCCTACAGAAAAGTGGTGGCTTCTCGAGCCCCCAGGAAGGTGCTTGGCTCCTCCACCTTTGTCACCAGTTCTTCATCGTGTTCGTCGAGAAAAGTTAAAATAAGTATGCAGGAGGGAATCCAGTTTTGTGTGCGCCCAACTCCAAAGTGGCAAAAAGGCATTGGAGAATTCTTCAGGCTGTCTCCTAAAGATCCTGAAAAAGATAACCAGGTTCCTGAGGAAGCAGGATGCAGTGGCTTAGGAACattgaaaagaaaagcatgtcCTTTGCAACCTGATCACCCAGATGACGAAAATGAATAGAACTTACTCATCTGAATAATGTCTTCAGTTTACTTAGGTATTCTGGGATGTAAATTTGGGttgatgtgtttgtttatttgacttGTTGACTACACATTCATGTAGCCATTCAAAACAACTGGCTGTAAAAAGGGAGGATTTTTATAATTTGTAAATTATAATTGCATACTCGAATTTATAATGTAATAAGATGCTTCTTTTACCTGTTAAGTTTCTTGCTAAAATCAACATTGTATGATGTTTAATTACTAATCTACTATCTTTGATATTTGCTTAGATCTATGTACTAATTACCATATTATGGACACTTCATTATTGAAATAGTGCCAAATTGTTATGGCTTGTTTGCTTTAAAAACTCAACTTAGtatttttcacattaaaaaatcaGTATTAACTGAATTTAATCTCTTGCCATTTCTTAAAATGGGGGGGCAAAGATAAAAtgtcagctgggtgtggtggtgcacacctttgatcccagcactcgggaggcagaggcaggcgaatctctttgAATTGGAGGTAATCCTGATCTACAAATGGAGCTACGGGACAGCCAGTGcagttgtacagagaaaccctgtctcaaaaaaacaaaaataataccaatAGAATCAGGAACAAAGATTTCTTAGATACATTAAAAGAAGAATTTTTCTTGGATATACATTCAGTTCAGTATCATAAAATATTACCTTTCTtgcatatgtattttttctttttctcccccaagacagagtttctctatgtagtcctggctgtcctggaacttgctctataaatcaggctgaacttgaactcggtgatccacctgcctctgcctcctgaatgctgtgattaaagactttgccaccatgcccggttTTTGCCAATATTTTTAAAGTCGGGAGTAAAAAATTTGACAAATCATGCTATAAATCAAGTTTATGCCTCAAGTCCTTAGAATTTccccttcatttctctctcctcccccacacccctttggttttttcaagacagagtttctctgtgtagccctggctgtcctagaactcagtctagaccaggctggcctctaactcacagagatccatctgcctctggagtacagggattaaaggcgtgcgccactactgccctcTCCTTCATTTCTCAAGATGATTTGATCATTGAAGAGATAGGTATACTAATtattttgaggcagcatctcattatgtagcctctAAGTGGcctgaactcaatatgtagagcaagctagctttgaactcacagatctgtttgttttgtaaatgctgggatcaaaagtatGTGCCACTATGTTAACTGATGTACTTGATTTTCtccttgtgttttgtttaatgACAGGCTATCAATTTTCAAAATTATCCATGTTCTTAGCAGCCATGTTTTGtgtaatgtttaaaataaatgcacagtTTTACAATACAGTATCCATTTGTGTTTCCTACCATCTATACtattttatttccaaatacaaataaatgtattGGTGTTATTTTTAAGTCAATTTACAAATCATTTGAGATCAGCTGATTATAGACTTTTTTATGGTTTGTCTTTTAAACTTTAGACACTAAGCAGAACCTCTTAATCCAATTACTTTGAAAATTATGTTTCTTGTTTCCTTTATTGTTTGTGgttttagcattttaaataaaggtttatttttatttaaaaaaaataaaaaaaaataaaaaatgtccctctctatctcttctgattgattttagtttgaagtcaactttgttagaatttagtatggccacacctgtttgtttcttaggtctatttgcttgataagccttttcccagccctttactctgagtagatgcctttctttgtggttgaggtgtatttcttgtaaacagcagaatgttggatcctgttttcgtatccaggttctttgcctgtgcctttttataggtgagagagtccatttatattaagtgatattaatgaccactggttgttaactctggttaatttgttttggtagtagagtttgtacttttcccttcttcaagttgtgctggtgaagggtcactagatgtctgagttattgtgggcattgttggactccttggtgtgtgattttccttctattactttctgtaaggctggatttgtggctatgtattgtttaaatttgtttttatcctggaaaattttgttttctccatttatagtgaatgaaagcttggctgggtatagtagtctgggcttgcatccatgatctcttagtttctgcagtacctctatccaggatcttctggctttcatggtttccatagagaagtcagtgttaagtctgataggtttacctctataagtaacttgacctttttcctttgcagctcttaacattctttctttattctgtatgttttgtgttttgattattatttggtgaggggattttttttgatccagtctattcactgttctgtatgcttcttgaaccttcaaaggaatatctttctttaggttgggaaagttttcttctataattttattaaatatattttctgggccattgagctgtacttcttctccttcttctacccctattattcttaggtttggtccttttattgtgtcccagatttcctgaatgttttgtgatgacagtttgttggatttgctgttttctttgatcagtgcgtttattttctctatggtatcttcagaatctgagattctttcttttatctcttgtattctgtagtctctattcatttacctagattttccatatccagccagccctcggtttgtgttttattcattgcctctatttcagttttcaagtattgaactgtttccattatctgtttgattgtttttccttggtttcctaggatatcattCACGGATTTACTCAATACTTCAagctttttgttattcttctcatctatttctttaagggagtttttcacctcctgtttaagggcctctatcactttcaaaaagtcaatttttttttttacttcttcttgattaaggtgttcatgtcctcctgttgtaagtttgatgggttctggtggtttcatgttgtttttcagattgttgggttaattcttgcattggtgcctgcccatctcttactctgaatgctcccctatggatcttcttttacaggatcaggtctccttgcccactgatggatcttctggtaccaagatcaggtctccttgcttgCCAGGTAGCTCatcaacaaaaggcctaccttttTTGCTGCAGGCAGActattgagacaaagggactCCCGCCTGCCTGGTTGCCCTCAAGACTTggtcccagtgcccaaacaggctgagttgGGTTATGTTATGGGCCCAAAGAGGGGcgggaggcagaaggaaggggcTTTCTGGATGCAATCTgagtggggtaggaagagagaggcagtagccaggGATTATaacccctgcaggaagaccaggaagtatagggggatgaggaatgtctgtgctctgtgtacTGGGCTTCTGCCAAGGGTTGGGAACTCACTCACCCCACTGATGGTTCTTCTGGCCAACAGTACATGTTTTAAGTCCCACATTCATTGctctttaaaattcaaaatgcaaCTAAGGgatcttgtaaaataaaaaaataagttatataaTTTCTAATTATAAGAGGGAAGAACAAGGGAACTTTTGCAACCATGCTTAAGCAAAACCAAATTGCAACAGTGTAAAACAGCCatgtcttgatggaggaaggtcattggttaattaataaagaaactgcttggcctcataggttagaacataggtgggtggagtaaacagaacagaatgctgggaggaacaggaagtgagctcaaatgcagggcagctcctcccagagccagacgcgatgcagccagccgccaggtcagacatgctgaatctttcccggtaagtgcacctagtggtgctatgcagattattagaaatgggc is a genomic window of Chionomys nivalis chromosome 12, mChiNiv1.1, whole genome shotgun sequence containing:
- the LOC130885189 gene encoding PCNA-associated factor-like, whose translation is MVQTKANYVPGAYRKVVASRAPRKVLGSSTFVTSSSSCSSRKVKISMQEGIQFCVRPTPKWQKGIGEFFRLSPKDPEKDNQVPEEAGCSGLGTLKRKACPLQPDHPDDENE